A genomic stretch from Aedes albopictus strain Foshan chromosome 2, AalbF5, whole genome shotgun sequence includes:
- the LOC134287989 gene encoding E3 ubiquitin-protein ligase PPP1R11-like has protein sequence MAADQSAAVMHPDGVVVAASRTITETITQEQIPSTSRQEPPVLRLRLQKPRSDKKVQWTNGTVDNEHMNKKKSKCCCIYVKPREFGESSSESEDECEHCFGHVERKKKRKPIPDSDSDAIDSSGGPSKDPSSDENRSSGPGDSGPNSS, from the exons ATGGCAGCGGATCAGTCGGCCGCGGTAATGCATCCGGACGGGGTGGTGGTGGCGGCGAGCAGAACTATCACAGAAACCATCACACAGGAGCAGATTCCGAGCACCAGCCGTCAG GAACCTCCCGTGTTACGGCTCCGGTTACAGAAGCCACGTTCGGACAAAAAAGTGCAATGGACCAACGGCACCGTAGACAACGAACATATGAACAAAAAGAAGTCCAAATGTTGCTGTATCTATGTCAAGCCACGCGAATTCGGCGAAAGTTCATCGGAAAGCGAAGACGAGTGTGAGCACTGCTTTGGGCACGTAGAGCGAAAGAAGAAGCGCAAACCGATTCCGGACTCGGACTCGGACGCGATCGATTCCAGCGGGGGCCCTTCCAAAG ATCCATCATCTGACGAGAATAGATCCAGTGGACCCGGAGACAGTGGGCCAAATTCATCGTAA
- the LOC109622879 gene encoding succinate--hydroxymethylglutarate CoA-transferase produces the protein MLNKLSRLLRSGGQQLDFSRNFHLTGVLPSADLSKYPLDGIKILDLTRIVAGPYCTMVLSDLGAEVYKVERPFHGDESRKWGPPFLKNSDDSVYFMASNRNKKSVCVDLKQGKDVIYDMARKCDVLVENYIPGKLDEFGLGYKDLKKIAPSLIYCSITGYGPVGPYRNKPGYDVIAASMGGLLHITGSENGPPSKVGVAITDIATGLYAHGAILAALLQRTKTNRGQKIDVNLLSTQVACLINVASNYLNAGKEARRWGTAHESIVPYEAFPTSNGYITIGCGSNIQFEALCNYLQIPDVAKDERFATNQTRVKHRQELIAILAPIIQQRTSAEWMATFSDAPFPVGPINSMAEVFRDPHIEAIQLVKSLDHPTAGIVKVVGPPVVYSEAGNQARTAPPLLGEHTDQVLRELLNYSEDQVEMLRRKGVIQ, from the coding sequence atgttgaacAAGTTAAGCAGATTATTGCGCAGTGGGGGTCAGCaattggatttttccaggaattttcacctGACCGGTGTGCTTCCGAGTGCTGATCTGAGCAAATATCCCCTTGATGGGATAAAGATTTTGGATCTGACCCGGATTGTGGCTGGGCCGTACTGTACGATGGTCTTGTCCGATTTGGGAGCGGAGGTCTACAAAGTCGAACGGCCATTTCACGGAGACGAGTCCCGGAAGTGGGGACCTCCGTTCTTGAAGAATTCGGACGACTCGGTTTACTTCATGGCCTCTAACCGGAACAAGAAGAGCGTATGCGTGGATTTGAAACAAGGGAAGGACGTGATTTACGACATGGCCCGAAAGTGTGATGTGCTGGTAGAGAACTACATTCCTGGGAAGCTGGACGAGTTCGGATTGGGATACAAAGATCTGAAGAAGATAGCTCCCTCGTTGATTTACTGTTCCATCACGGGATACGGACCGGTGGGACCTTACCGGAATAAACCAGGTTACGACGTGATTGCTGCATCGATGGGCGGATTGCTGCACATTACCGGAAGTGAAAATGGTCCTCCGTCAAAAGTGGGTGTGGCCATTACCGATATTGCCACGGGACTTTATGCCCATGGGGCGATCTTAGCAGCTCTCCTGCAGCGAACTAAGACAAACCGTGGGCAGAAGATCGATGTGAATCTGCTGTCCACGCAGGTGGCCTGTCTTATCAACGTGGCCAGCAACTACCTCAACGCCGGAAAGGAAGCCAGGCGGTGGGGAACGGCACACGAAAGCATCGTACCATATGAAGCATTCCCAACAAGCAACGGATACATAACCATAGGATGCGGAAGTAACATCCAGTTCGAAGCCCTTTGCAACTACCTTCAGATCCCAGATGTGGCCAAAGACGAACGCTTCGCAACCAACCAGACCCGTGTTAAACACCGGCAAGAACTGATCGCCATCCTGGCTCCTATCATCCAACAACGCACTTCCGCCGAATGGATGGCCACGTTTTCCGATGCTCCTTTTCCGGTCGGTCCGATCAACAGTATGGCCGAGGTGTTCCGCGATCCACACATCGAAGCCATCCAGCTGGTCAAATCTCTCGATCATCCAACGGCGGGGATTGTAAAGGTTGTTGGTCCTCCTGTGGTCTACAGCGAGGCCGGCAACCAGGCACGAACTGCCCCGCCTTTGCTGGGGGAACATACGGATCAGGTTTTGCGCGAACTGCTCAACTATTCCGAGGATCAAGTCGAAATGCTGCGGCGCAAAGGTGtcattcaatga